One region of Clavibacter michiganensis subsp. tessellarius genomic DNA includes:
- a CDS encoding DNA-directed RNA polymerase subunit beta', protein MLDVTTFDELRIGLATADDIRRWSHGEVKKPETINYRTLKPEKDGLFGEQIFGPSRDWECSCGKYKRVRFKGIVCERCGVEVTKSAVRRERMGHIELAAPVTHIWYFKGVPSRLGYLLDMAPKDLEKVIYFAAYMVISVDEDARHEDMPGLENELRLEIKTLQDQRDSQIAERLGRLETDLAALEAEGAKSDQKRRAKDGAEKEMGQTRKAFDEDISRLERVWEEFRSLKVGELKPEDAVFHELQDRFGIYFEAHMGAEAIQKRLEAFDLEAEGELLREQIATGKGQKKIRAIKRLRVVSSFLATGNSPAAMVLQVVPVIPPELRPMVQLDGGRFATSDLNDLYRRVINRNNRLRRLLDLGAPEIIVNNEKRMLQEAVDALFDNGRRGRPVTGTGNRALKSLSDMLKGKQGRFRQNLLGKRVDYSGRSVIIVGPQLKLHQCGLPKQMALELFKPFVIKRLIDLSHAQNIKAAKRMVERSRGQVWDVLEEIIRERPVLLNRAPTLHRLGIQAFEPQLVEGKAIQLHPLVCAAFNADFDGDQMAVHLPLSVEAQAEARILMLASNNILKPSDGRPVTLPTQDMIIGLHHLTTLKEGVAGEGRAFSSVAEAILAKDQLSLDLNAKVRIRLHDIYFGEGEAPEGVELDEKGKTVGPVLLETTLGRALFNETLPVDYPYIEAVADKGKLSEIVNDLAERYPKVEVAAALDRIKDAGFYWATRSGVTVALSDVLTPPTKAAILSGYEKQAAKVQGQFEKGLTTNAERRQELIEIWNKATAEVAKAMEDNLPADNNINRMVSSGARGNWMQVRQIAGMRGLVSNPKGEIIPRPIVHSYREGLTVAEYFISTHGARKGLADTALRTADSGYLTRRLVDVSQDVIIREDDCGTGRGLDLPIATQAADGTSVRDSNVENSVYARSLAADAVNEAGEVVAPAGSDVGDVMIDHLIAAGVHEIKVRSVLTCESAVGVCAACYGRSLATGKLVDIGEAVGIIAAQSIGEPGTQLTMRTFHTGGVASADDITQGLPRVQELFEARTPKGASPIAEAAGRITIEDTDRSRKVILTPDNGDEPHIYPVLKRATLLVEDGQHVELGQQLHVGAIDPKEVLRVKGVREVQKHLVGGVQGVYRSQGVPIHDKHIEVIVRQMLRKVTVVEHGDTDLLPGELVDRARYNEVNRATLTEGKKTASARQEVMGITKASLATESWLSAASFQETTRVLTQAAMEGKSDPLMGLKENVIIGKLIPAGTGLAKYRDVTVTATEEAKAERYPNRIFTDESVFNESDLSFVDFDSFSSDDYTPGTYN, encoded by the coding sequence TTGCTCGACGTAACAACTTTCGATGAGCTGCGGATCGGCCTCGCGACGGCCGACGACATCCGCCGCTGGTCGCACGGTGAGGTCAAGAAGCCCGAGACCATCAACTACCGCACGCTCAAGCCCGAGAAGGACGGCCTCTTCGGAGAGCAGATCTTCGGACCGAGCCGCGACTGGGAGTGCTCCTGCGGCAAGTACAAGCGGGTGCGCTTCAAGGGCATCGTCTGCGAGCGCTGCGGCGTCGAGGTCACCAAGTCCGCGGTCCGCCGCGAGCGCATGGGCCACATCGAGCTCGCCGCGCCCGTCACGCACATCTGGTACTTCAAGGGCGTGCCCTCGCGCCTCGGCTACCTGCTCGACATGGCGCCGAAGGACCTCGAGAAGGTCATCTACTTCGCCGCCTACATGGTGATCAGCGTGGACGAGGACGCCCGTCACGAGGACATGCCGGGCCTCGAGAACGAGCTCCGGCTCGAGATCAAGACCCTGCAGGACCAGCGCGACAGCCAGATCGCGGAGCGCCTCGGGCGCCTCGAGACCGACCTGGCCGCGCTGGAGGCCGAGGGCGCCAAGAGCGACCAGAAGCGCCGCGCGAAGGACGGCGCCGAGAAGGAGATGGGTCAGACGCGCAAGGCGTTCGACGAGGACATCTCCCGCCTCGAGCGCGTCTGGGAGGAGTTCCGCAGCCTCAAGGTCGGCGAGCTCAAGCCCGAGGACGCCGTCTTCCACGAGCTGCAGGACCGCTTCGGCATCTACTTCGAGGCCCACATGGGCGCCGAGGCGATCCAGAAGCGCCTGGAGGCCTTCGACCTCGAGGCCGAGGGGGAGCTGCTCCGCGAGCAGATCGCCACCGGCAAGGGCCAGAAGAAGATCCGCGCCATCAAGCGCCTGCGCGTCGTCAGCTCCTTCCTCGCCACCGGCAACTCGCCGGCCGCGATGGTGCTGCAGGTCGTCCCGGTCATCCCACCGGAGCTGCGCCCGATGGTGCAGCTCGACGGCGGCCGCTTCGCGACCAGCGACCTGAACGACCTGTACCGCCGCGTGATCAACCGCAACAACCGCCTCCGTCGTCTGCTGGATCTCGGTGCCCCCGAGATCATCGTGAACAACGAGAAGCGCATGCTGCAGGAGGCCGTCGACGCGCTGTTCGACAACGGCCGCCGCGGTCGTCCCGTCACGGGCACCGGCAACCGCGCGCTCAAGTCCCTCAGCGACATGCTGAAGGGCAAGCAGGGCCGGTTCCGCCAGAACCTGCTCGGCAAGCGCGTGGACTACTCGGGCCGCTCGGTCATCATCGTCGGACCGCAGCTCAAGCTGCACCAGTGCGGTCTGCCCAAGCAGATGGCGCTCGAGCTGTTCAAGCCGTTCGTCATCAAGCGCCTGATCGACCTGAGCCACGCCCAGAACATCAAGGCCGCCAAGCGCATGGTCGAGCGCAGCCGCGGACAGGTGTGGGACGTGCTCGAGGAGATCATCCGCGAGCGCCCCGTGCTGCTCAACCGCGCACCCACGCTCCACCGCCTGGGCATCCAGGCGTTCGAGCCCCAGCTCGTGGAGGGCAAGGCCATCCAGCTGCACCCGCTCGTCTGCGCCGCGTTCAACGCGGACTTCGACGGCGACCAGATGGCCGTCCACCTTCCCCTGTCGGTCGAGGCCCAGGCCGAGGCGCGCATCCTGATGCTCGCCTCGAACAACATCCTCAAGCCGTCGGACGGACGCCCGGTCACCCTGCCCACGCAGGACATGATCATCGGCCTCCACCACCTGACCACCCTCAAGGAGGGCGTCGCCGGTGAGGGTCGCGCGTTCAGCTCGGTGGCCGAGGCCATCCTGGCGAAGGACCAGCTCTCGCTGGACCTCAACGCCAAGGTGCGCATCCGCCTGCACGACATCTACTTCGGCGAGGGCGAGGCGCCCGAGGGCGTCGAGCTCGACGAGAAGGGCAAGACCGTCGGCCCCGTGCTGCTCGAGACCACCCTCGGTCGCGCGCTGTTCAACGAGACCCTGCCGGTCGACTACCCCTACATCGAGGCCGTCGCCGACAAGGGCAAGCTCTCCGAGATCGTCAACGACCTCGCCGAGCGCTACCCCAAGGTGGAGGTCGCCGCGGCGCTCGACCGGATCAAGGACGCGGGCTTCTACTGGGCCACGCGCTCCGGCGTCACGGTCGCCCTCTCCGACGTGCTGACCCCGCCCACCAAGGCGGCCATCCTGTCGGGCTACGAGAAGCAGGCCGCCAAGGTCCAGGGCCAGTTCGAGAAGGGCCTCACGACGAACGCCGAGCGTCGTCAGGAGCTCATCGAGATCTGGAACAAGGCCACGGCCGAGGTCGCGAAGGCGATGGAGGACAACCTCCCCGCCGACAACAACATCAACCGCATGGTGTCCTCCGGGGCACGAGGCAACTGGATGCAGGTCCGCCAGATCGCCGGCATGCGCGGCCTCGTGTCGAACCCGAAGGGCGAGATCATCCCCCGCCCGATCGTCCACTCGTACCGCGAGGGCCTGACGGTGGCGGAGTACTTCATCTCCACCCACGGCGCCCGCAAGGGACTGGCCGACACCGCGCTGCGCACCGCCGACTCCGGGTACCTCACCCGTCGTCTGGTGGACGTGTCGCAGGACGTCATCATCCGCGAGGACGACTGCGGCACCGGCCGCGGCCTCGACCTGCCGATCGCCACCCAGGCGGCGGACGGCACGTCGGTCCGCGACTCCAACGTGGAGAACTCCGTGTACGCCCGCTCGCTGGCCGCCGACGCGGTCAACGAGGCCGGCGAGGTCGTCGCCCCCGCGGGCAGCGACGTCGGCGACGTCATGATCGACCACCTGATCGCGGCCGGCGTGCACGAGATCAAGGTGCGCTCGGTCCTGACCTGCGAGTCCGCCGTCGGCGTGTGCGCGGCCTGCTACGGCCGCTCGCTCGCCACGGGCAAGCTCGTCGACATCGGCGAGGCCGTCGGAATCATCGCGGCCCAGTCGATCGGCGAGCCCGGCACGCAGCTCACGATGCGCACCTTCCACACCGGTGGCGTGGCATCGGCGGACGACATCACGCAGGGTCTGCCCCGCGTGCAGGAGCTCTTCGAGGCCCGCACCCCCAAGGGCGCGTCGCCCATCGCGGAGGCCGCCGGTCGCATCACGATCGAGGACACGGATCGCAGCCGCAAGGTGATCCTGACCCCGGACAACGGCGACGAGCCGCACATCTACCCGGTGCTCAAGCGCGCGACCCTCCTCGTCGAGGACGGCCAGCACGTCGAGCTCGGGCAGCAGCTGCACGTCGGCGCCATCGACCCGAAGGAGGTCCTCCGGGTCAAGGGCGTTCGCGAGGTGCAGAAGCACCTCGTGGGCGGTGTCCAGGGCGTCTACCGCTCGCAGGGCGTCCCGATCCACGACAAGCACATCGAGGTCATCGTGCGGCAGATGCTGCGCAAGGTCACGGTCGTCGAGCACGGCGACACGGACCTCCTCCCCGGTGAGCTGGTCGACCGGGCCCGCTACAACGAGGTCAACCGCGCCACGCTGACGGAGGGCAAGAAGACCGCCTCCGCCCGCCAGGAGGTCATGGGCATCACCAAGGCCTCGCTCGCGACCGAGTCGTGGCTGTCGGCCGCGTCCTTCCAGGAGACGACCCGCGTGCTCACGCAGGCCGCCATGGAGGGCAAGTCCGACCCGCTGATGGGCCTCAAGGAGAACGTCATCATCGGCAAGCTGATCCCGGCCGGGACGGGGCTCGCGAAGTACCGCGACGTCACCGTCACCGCGACGGAGGAGGCGAAGGCCGAGCGCTACCCGAACCGCATCTTCACGGATGAGTCGGTGTTCAACGAGTCCGACCTGAGCTTCGTCGACTTCGACAGCTTCAGCTCGGACGACTACACGCCCGGCACCTACAACTAG
- the rpoB gene encoding DNA-directed RNA polymerase subunit beta codes for MAAARNATPTPKNGRDASRLSFAKITDTLTVPDLLALQTESFDWLVGSDAWKRRVEEGTAQGRTDLALNSGLEEIFEEISPIEDLGETMQLGFTNPYLEEQKYSIDECKERGKTYSAPLYVEAEFMNHLTGEIKTQTVFMGDFPLMTEKGTFIINGTERVVVSQLVRSPGVYFERQQEKTSDKDIYSARVIPSRGAWLEFEIDKRDQVGVRIDRKRKQSVTVFLKALGLTSEQILEEFKGVASIELTLEKDSILTKEEALKDIYRKLRPGEQVAAEAARALLDNFYFNPKRYDLAKVGRYKINRKLGIDKQLTDSVLTVEDILATIKYLVSLHANETKMNGTRDGKPVELRLDVDDIDHFGNRRIRAVGELIQNQVRTGLSRMERVVRERMTTQDIEAITPQTLINVRPVVAAIKEFFGTSQLSQFMDQNNPLAGLTHKRRLSALGPGGLSRERAGVEVRDVHPSHYGRMCPIETPEGPNIGLIGSLASFARINSFGFIETPYRRVVDGVVTDTIDYLTASEEDEFLVAQANAPLTKDFRFAEDRVLVRPKGGEVELVAKENVHYMDVSPRQMVSVATSLIPFLEHDDANRALMGANMQRQAVPLLRSESPLVGTGMEGYAAVDAGDVLTADASGVVQEVSAEVVTIQLDEGGTQTYYLRKFDRSNQGTSYNHRVLVSAGDRIEAGEVIADGPATENGELALGKNLLVAFMPWEGHNFEDAIILSQNLVKDDTLSSIHIEEYEVDARDTKLGKEEITRDLPNVSPELLADLDERGIIRIGAEVRPGDILVGKVTPKGETELSAEERLLRAIFNEKSREVRDTSLKVPHGEQGTIIGVKVFDSQDGDDELGSGVNQRVVVFIAQKRKITEGDKLAGRHGNKGVISKILPVEDMPFLADGTPVDVILNPLGIPGRMNFGQVLETHLGWIAKQGWEVEGQPKWAERLPDHARQAPAGTKVATPVFDGALEEEIAGLLDSTTVTRDGDRLIGSSGKTRLFDGRSGEPFPEPVSVGYMYILKLHHLVDDKIHARSTGPYSMITQQPLGGKAQFGGQRFGEMEVWALEAYGAAYALQELLTIKSDDILGRVKVYEAIVKGENIQEPGIPESFKVLIKEMQSLCLNVEVLSADGQAVSLRDTDDEVFRAAEELGINISTRFESSSIDDI; via the coding sequence TTGGCTGCTGCGCGCAACGCAACTCCCACTCCCAAGAACGGTCGCGACGCATCGCGGCTCTCGTTCGCGAAGATCACTGACACCCTCACCGTCCCCGACCTGCTCGCGCTGCAGACCGAGAGCTTCGACTGGCTCGTCGGCTCGGACGCGTGGAAGCGCCGGGTCGAGGAGGGCACCGCGCAGGGTCGCACCGACCTGGCCCTCAACTCCGGCCTCGAGGAGATCTTCGAGGAGATCTCCCCCATCGAGGACCTGGGCGAGACCATGCAGCTCGGGTTCACGAACCCGTACCTCGAGGAGCAGAAGTACTCCATCGACGAGTGCAAGGAGCGGGGCAAGACCTACTCCGCCCCCCTCTACGTCGAGGCCGAGTTCATGAACCACCTCACGGGTGAGATCAAGACCCAGACGGTCTTCATGGGCGACTTCCCCCTCATGACGGAGAAGGGCACGTTCATCATCAACGGCACCGAGCGTGTCGTCGTGTCCCAGCTCGTCCGCTCGCCCGGCGTGTACTTCGAGCGCCAGCAGGAGAAGACCTCCGACAAGGACATCTACTCCGCCCGCGTCATCCCCTCGCGCGGCGCCTGGCTCGAGTTCGAGATCGACAAGCGCGACCAGGTCGGCGTCCGCATCGACCGCAAGCGCAAGCAGTCGGTCACCGTGTTCCTCAAGGCCCTCGGCCTCACCAGCGAGCAGATCCTCGAGGAGTTCAAGGGCGTCGCGTCCATCGAGCTCACGCTCGAGAAGGACTCCATCCTCACCAAGGAGGAGGCCCTCAAGGACATCTACCGCAAGCTCCGTCCCGGCGAGCAGGTCGCCGCCGAGGCCGCCCGCGCGCTGCTCGACAACTTCTACTTCAACCCGAAGCGCTACGACCTGGCGAAGGTGGGTCGCTACAAGATCAACCGCAAGCTCGGCATCGACAAGCAGCTCACCGACTCGGTGCTCACGGTCGAGGACATCCTCGCGACCATCAAGTACCTCGTCTCGCTGCACGCGAACGAGACGAAGATGAACGGCACGCGCGACGGCAAGCCCGTCGAGCTCCGCCTCGACGTGGACGACATCGACCACTTCGGCAACCGCCGCATCCGCGCGGTCGGCGAGCTCATCCAGAACCAGGTGCGCACCGGCCTGTCCCGCATGGAGCGCGTCGTCCGCGAGCGCATGACCACGCAGGACATCGAGGCCATCACGCCGCAGACCCTGATCAACGTGCGCCCCGTCGTCGCCGCGATCAAGGAGTTCTTCGGCACGAGCCAGCTGTCGCAGTTCATGGACCAGAACAACCCGCTCGCGGGCCTCACCCACAAGCGCCGCCTCTCGGCCCTCGGCCCGGGTGGTCTGTCCCGTGAGCGCGCCGGCGTCGAGGTCCGCGACGTCCACCCGTCGCACTACGGCCGCATGTGCCCCATCGAGACCCCGGAAGGCCCGAACATCGGCCTGATCGGCTCGCTGGCGTCGTTCGCCCGCATCAACTCGTTCGGCTTCATCGAGACCCCGTACCGTCGCGTCGTCGACGGCGTGGTCACCGACACGATCGACTACCTCACGGCCAGCGAGGAGGACGAGTTCCTCGTCGCCCAGGCCAACGCGCCCCTCACGAAGGACTTCCGCTTCGCGGAGGACCGCGTCCTCGTCCGCCCCAAGGGCGGTGAGGTGGAGCTCGTCGCGAAGGAGAACGTCCACTACATGGACGTGTCGCCGCGCCAGATGGTGTCGGTCGCGACCTCGCTCATCCCGTTCCTCGAGCACGACGACGCGAACCGGGCCCTCATGGGCGCGAACATGCAGCGTCAGGCCGTCCCGCTGCTGCGCAGCGAGAGCCCGCTCGTCGGCACCGGCATGGAGGGCTACGCGGCGGTCGACGCCGGCGACGTCCTCACGGCTGACGCCTCGGGCGTCGTGCAGGAGGTGTCGGCCGAGGTCGTCACCATCCAGCTCGACGAGGGCGGCACGCAGACCTACTACCTGCGCAAGTTCGACCGCTCCAACCAGGGCACGAGCTACAACCACCGCGTCCTGGTCTCGGCCGGCGACCGCATCGAGGCCGGCGAGGTCATCGCCGACGGCCCCGCCACGGAGAACGGCGAGCTCGCGCTCGGCAAGAACCTGCTCGTCGCGTTCATGCCGTGGGAGGGCCACAACTTCGAGGACGCCATCATCCTGAGCCAGAACCTGGTCAAGGACGACACCCTCTCCTCCATCCACATCGAGGAGTACGAGGTCGACGCGCGCGACACCAAGCTCGGCAAGGAGGAGATCACCCGCGACCTCCCCAACGTCAGCCCGGAGCTGCTCGCCGACCTCGACGAGCGCGGCATCATCCGCATCGGCGCCGAGGTCCGCCCCGGCGACATCCTCGTGGGCAAGGTCACGCCGAAGGGCGAGACCGAGCTCAGCGCCGAGGAGCGCCTGCTGCGCGCGATCTTCAACGAGAAGAGCCGCGAGGTCCGCGACACGTCCCTGAAGGTGCCCCACGGCGAGCAGGGCACGATCATCGGCGTCAAGGTCTTCGACTCGCAGGACGGCGACGACGAGCTCGGCTCGGGCGTCAACCAGCGCGTCGTGGTGTTCATCGCGCAGAAGCGCAAGATCACCGAGGGCGACAAGCTGGCCGGCCGTCACGGCAACAAGGGCGTCATCTCCAAGATCCTGCCGGTCGAGGACATGCCGTTCCTCGCCGACGGGACCCCGGTCGACGTCATCCTCAACCCGCTCGGCATCCCCGGCCGCATGAACTTCGGCCAGGTCCTGGAGACCCACCTCGGGTGGATCGCCAAGCAGGGCTGGGAGGTCGAGGGCCAGCCGAAGTGGGCCGAGCGTCTCCCGGACCACGCGCGCCAGGCTCCGGCCGGCACGAAGGTCGCCACCCCGGTGTTCGACGGAGCGCTCGAGGAGGAGATCGCCGGCCTGCTCGACTCGACGACGGTCACCCGCGACGGCGACCGCCTCATCGGGTCCAGCGGCAAGACGCGCCTGTTCGACGGCCGCTCCGGCGAGCCGTTCCCCGAGCCCGTCTCGGTCGGCTACATGTACATCCTGAAGCTGCACCACCTGGTGGACGACAAGATCCACGCGCGTTCGACGGGGCCCTACTCGATGATCACGCAGCAGCCCCTGGGCGGTAAGGCCCAGTTCGGCGGCCAGCGCTTCGGCGAGATGGAGGTGTGGGCGCTCGAGGCATACGGAGCGGCCTACGCGCTCCAGGAGCTCCTCACCATCAAGTCGGACGACATCCTCGGCCGCGTGAAGGTGTACGAGGCCATCGTCAAGGGCGAGAACATCCAGGAACCGGGTATCCCCGAGTCCTTCAAGGTCCTGATCAAGGAGATGCAGTCCCTCTGCCTGAACGTCGAGGTCCTCTCGGCGGACGGCCAGGCGGTCAGCCTGCGCGACACGGATGACGAGGTCTTCCGCGCGGCGGAGGAGCTCGGCATCAACATCTCCACCCGCTTCGAGTCGTCCAGCATCGACGACATCTAA
- a CDS encoding MBL fold metallo-hydrolase, whose amino-acid sequence MSSPWHVTPGGPSHVHRAGDVEIRKASVGPMDNDAYLLTDLDSGERLLVDAAADVDRLLALVAEPDPVGRLAVVVTTHGHADHHGALAAVLDATDATSAVGAADAGDLPVDADRRLAHGDAVTFGGVTLEVVALRGHTPGSVALVLQPGDGSTHLFTGDSLFPGGVGNTQGDAARFAQLMDDVEERLFARFPDDAVVHPGHGDATTLGAERGSLAAWRARGW is encoded by the coding sequence ATGAGCTCCCCCTGGCACGTGACCCCCGGCGGCCCCTCGCACGTGCACCGGGCGGGCGACGTGGAGATCCGGAAGGCCTCCGTCGGGCCCATGGACAACGACGCGTACCTCCTCACCGACCTCGACTCCGGCGAGCGCCTGCTCGTCGACGCGGCGGCCGACGTCGACCGGCTGCTGGCGCTCGTGGCGGAGCCGGATCCCGTCGGCCGGCTCGCGGTCGTCGTCACGACCCACGGCCACGCGGATCACCACGGCGCGCTGGCGGCCGTGCTCGACGCGACCGACGCGACCAGCGCCGTGGGCGCGGCGGACGCCGGCGACCTGCCGGTCGACGCGGACCGGCGCCTCGCGCACGGCGACGCGGTGACGTTCGGCGGCGTGACGCTCGAGGTCGTCGCGCTCCGCGGCCACACGCCGGGGAGCGTCGCGCTCGTGCTCCAGCCGGGCGACGGCAGCACGCACCTCTTCACGGGCGATTCGCTCTTCCCGGGCGGGGTCGGGAACACGCAGGGCGACGCCGCCCGGTTCGCGCAGCTCATGGACGACGTGGAGGAGCGCCTGTTCGCCCGCTTCCCCGACGACGCGGTCGTGCACCCGGGCCACGGGGACGCGACGACGCTCGGCGCCGAGCGCGGATCCCTCGCCGCGTGGCGCGCGCGCGGCTGGTGA
- a CDS encoding spermidine synthase — protein MPEHPSTVLSLSGHRAVIEPDRFVPGAHQLVVDGTPQSHVNMDDPGELFFEYVQRMGHVIDLLGDPGQPITALHLGAGALTIPRYVEATRPGSRQQVIELEQDLVDLVREHLPWSRKASIRLRYGDARDVLGRLPQGLRGSVDLVVTDVFSGARTPAHITSREFHAEAASFLAPGGIMTVNVADGHGLAFARGQAATIRDVLPHVAALAETQVLKGRRFGNVVFAASATPLPFDFVPRLLAGGPHPAKVVEGRELADFIAGASVVTDATAVPSPSPARSVFQTRP, from the coding sequence ATGCCCGAGCACCCGTCGACCGTCCTGTCCCTGAGCGGGCACCGGGCCGTCATCGAGCCCGACCGGTTCGTGCCGGGCGCCCACCAGCTCGTGGTCGACGGGACGCCCCAGTCGCACGTCAACATGGACGACCCGGGCGAGCTGTTCTTCGAGTACGTGCAGCGCATGGGCCACGTCATCGACCTGCTCGGCGACCCCGGGCAGCCCATCACCGCGCTGCACCTCGGCGCCGGCGCGCTGACCATCCCGCGGTACGTCGAGGCGACGCGGCCCGGATCCCGCCAGCAGGTCATCGAGCTGGAGCAGGACCTCGTCGACCTGGTGCGCGAGCACCTGCCGTGGTCGCGGAAGGCCTCCATCCGGCTCCGCTACGGCGACGCGCGCGACGTGCTGGGGCGGCTGCCGCAGGGGCTCCGCGGATCCGTCGACCTCGTCGTGACGGACGTCTTCAGCGGCGCCCGCACCCCCGCCCACATCACGAGCCGCGAGTTCCACGCGGAGGCGGCCTCGTTCCTCGCGCCCGGCGGGATCATGACCGTCAACGTCGCCGACGGGCACGGGCTCGCGTTCGCGCGCGGCCAGGCCGCGACCATCCGGGACGTCCTGCCGCACGTCGCCGCGCTGGCCGAGACGCAGGTCCTCAAGGGCCGCCGCTTCGGCAACGTGGTGTTCGCGGCGTCGGCCACGCCGCTCCCGTTCGACTTCGTGCCGCGCCTGCTCGCGGGCGGCCCGCACCCCGCCAAGGTCGTCGAGGGCCGCGAGCTCGCCGACTTCATCGCGGGCGCGTCCGTCGTCACCGACGCCACGGCCGTGCCGTCCCCCTCCCCCGCCCGCAGCGTCTTCCAGACGAGGCCCTGA
- a CDS encoding PQQ-dependent sugar dehydrogenase, with protein sequence MNRRSRTRPARVAALGFAALVALTGCTNDDGSPVDVRATEPPAPAPTSTDAAPAGVAPSGTPSAITTGLVSPWSTAELPSGALLISERDTARIVEVLGDGTTRTAGTVAGVGPLGEGGLLGIAVREAEGATQLYAYLTSPTDNRIVRMDVTGEPGSLGLGPAEDVVTGIPRDANHNGGRIAFGPDGMLYATTGDADLRDAAQDPISLAGKILRLTPDGQGAPDNPTPGSPVYSLGHRNPQGIAWDAEGNLWSAEFGQDTWDELNLIVPGGNYGWPVVEGATDDPADDGYVDPVRQWATDDASPSGIAVAGDTIFMAGLGGQRLWVIRPGAVVTDPIPDDRVTEFYTREFGRIRDVQAAPDGSLRMLTNNTDGRGTPRDGDDKLLRVELMPIQAG encoded by the coding sequence ATGAACCGCCGCTCCCGCACCCGCCCGGCGCGCGTCGCCGCGCTCGGGTTCGCCGCCCTCGTCGCGCTGACGGGCTGCACGAACGACGACGGGTCGCCCGTGGACGTGCGCGCGACGGAGCCGCCCGCGCCCGCCCCCACCAGCACCGACGCCGCACCGGCGGGCGTCGCGCCGTCGGGCACCCCGTCCGCGATCACGACGGGCCTCGTGTCGCCGTGGTCGACCGCCGAGCTGCCGTCGGGCGCGCTGCTCATCAGCGAGCGCGACACGGCGCGCATCGTCGAGGTGCTCGGCGACGGGACGACGCGCACGGCCGGCACGGTCGCGGGCGTCGGACCGCTCGGCGAGGGCGGGCTGCTCGGGATCGCGGTGCGCGAGGCCGAGGGCGCCACGCAGCTGTACGCGTACCTGACGAGCCCCACCGACAACCGCATCGTCCGCATGGACGTCACGGGCGAGCCGGGATCGCTCGGGCTCGGCCCGGCGGAGGACGTCGTGACGGGGATCCCGCGCGACGCGAACCACAACGGCGGCCGCATCGCGTTCGGCCCCGACGGCATGCTCTACGCGACCACGGGCGACGCGGACCTCCGCGATGCGGCGCAGGACCCGATCTCGCTCGCCGGCAAGATCCTCCGCCTCACGCCCGACGGGCAGGGCGCCCCCGACAACCCGACGCCCGGCTCGCCCGTCTACTCGCTCGGGCACCGGAACCCGCAGGGCATCGCGTGGGACGCCGAGGGCAACCTCTGGTCCGCCGAGTTCGGGCAGGACACCTGGGACGAGCTGAACCTCATCGTGCCCGGCGGCAACTACGGCTGGCCGGTCGTGGAGGGCGCGACCGACGACCCCGCCGACGACGGCTACGTCGACCCCGTGCGGCAGTGGGCCACCGACGACGCGAGCCCGAGCGGCATCGCGGTCGCGGGCGACACGATCTTCATGGCGGGCCTCGGCGGCCAGCGCCTGTGGGTCATCCGGCCGGGCGCCGTGGTCACCGACCCTATCCCCGACGACCGCGTGACCGAGTTCTACACGCGCGAGTTCGGCCGGATCCGCGACGTGCAGGCCGCGCCCGACGGCTCGCTGCGCATGCTCACGAACAACACCGACGGACGCGGCACGCCGCGGGACGGCGACGACAAGCTGCTCCGGGTCGAGCTCATGCCGATCCAGGCGGGATAA
- a CDS encoding SprT-like domain-containing protein, translating into MADLARVRIWAEALIALHLDPSWTFAFDHARTRAGACHYGEKRITVSRHLAGRFEDDEIHQVLLHEVAHALAGSGAGHGPRWKVTAAELGYEGSRLHSGAVAEELAPWVGACPAGHAHFRYRKPTRPLACGLCSKRFDRAHLIAWTKREVPSGAAASASARSAAGREGAA; encoded by the coding sequence GTGGCTGACCTCGCCCGGGTGCGGATCTGGGCCGAGGCCTTGATCGCGCTGCACCTCGACCCGTCGTGGACCTTCGCGTTCGACCACGCCCGCACGCGCGCGGGCGCCTGCCACTACGGCGAGAAGCGCATCACGGTGTCGCGGCACCTGGCGGGGCGGTTCGAGGACGACGAGATCCACCAGGTTCTGCTGCACGAGGTCGCGCACGCGCTCGCCGGATCCGGCGCGGGCCACGGCCCGAGGTGGAAGGTCACGGCCGCCGAGCTCGGCTACGAGGGGTCGCGGCTGCACTCGGGCGCCGTCGCCGAGGAGCTCGCGCCCTGGGTGGGCGCGTGCCCGGCGGGCCACGCGCACTTCCGCTACCGGAAGCCGACCCGGCCGCTCGCCTGCGGGCTGTGCTCGAAGCGGTTCGACCGGGCGCACCTCATCGCGTGGACGAAGCGCGAGGTGCCGTCGGGCGCCGCGGCCTCGGCGTCCGCCCGCTCCGCCGCCGGGCGCGAGGGCGCCGCATGA